Proteins co-encoded in one Podospora pseudoanserina strain CBS 124.78 chromosome 7 map unlocalized CBS124.78p_7, whole genome shotgun sequence genomic window:
- a CDS encoding uncharacterized protein (COG:E; EggNog:ENOG503NXHR) yields MADDDNITQHALVSSWFLGPRAENFQVLHDLFGTVLNHQAQARKTLYAGDPEFITEGMKELEDYQNSIKTLTSDVDKLSLELAAKSVPFWSPRYNAHMNMDVALSSIVGYMTAMMYNPNNVATEASPHTTKLEREVGQELARMLGYGTDSWGHITCDGSVANLEAIWAIRNLKFYPFSLKRAIEEGSLNFLAGEFEVKTSTGDAKLFTELSTWELLNLKPSTILEIPSTLAEQYSISSTFLQAALKPYLIQTTGKSVIEQKYGFEPGKFLISATKHYSWPKGGAISGIGSINFIDVDVDEEARMDTNDLRKRLKECVDAKIPIYGVVAIIGSTEHGACDPVAEIVKIRDEFERDEGVSFAIHCDAAWGGYFAATLRERGDQDGFLPYVPAMPLQPYTMKQLRNLHHAESITIDPHKSGYINYPAGGLCYRDQRMRYLVTWTSPIVFHQGDALESMGVYGVEGSKPGAAATAAWLTHKTIGLHNDGYGRLLGEAVFSCTKLYCYWATMAPSPESESGADETQGEPDPEHESLKKSLVVVPLIRLPAEKAGESPEAIEAQKELIRNKILNRTNEELFEDKKTWKLLCELAGDLMINAFACNFKIGDDINQDVGEANYLNQWIFSQLSVSSDKDVAAARPLFLTSSVFGEEAYGRCLRTFKTRLGLDDGINLARGDLRFLVNVTMSPWPTSPDFMKTIVKDFKAVALEGIKRCIKRNKLSPDVHGFVIQGVDEIYLTHIPMFNMANHRWQLVITGDLPPDVVEYYKKLRSENPGVVYTLANMEKETLENLLKPGSSTKWRLDVGIPPPGAPPLKDNIELSNIRVIVKESMSYAALETTYPDRMPFYLYGNKNEVHLDHLLKASPNAQISHERVTLDLESSLSDEQLRKGVVAVLDDVFENSIQPLPLDNDTNRVLLESAGLSLTKGAVHSMSVYETYEQYKNGSAPITTGKVTIGETTFANWPAVNMDPADEEKEEEHKHKH; encoded by the exons ATGgcggacgacgacaacatAACCCAGCATGCTTTGGTCAGTTCCTGGTTCTTGGGCCCCAGGGCCGAGAATTTTCAGGTCCTTCACGATCTCTTTGGCACCGTCCTCAACCATCAAGCCCAGGCCAGAAAGACGCTCTATGCCGGAGACCCCGAGTTCATCACCGAAGGGATGAAGGAACTGGAAGACTACCAAAACAGCATCAAGACTTTGACATCTGATGTCGATAAACTTTCCCTCGAGTTGGCCGCAAAGTCGGTGCCGTTTTGGTCTCCCAGATACAATGCTCATATGAATATGGATGTTGCCCTTTCCAGCATTGTTGGCT ACATGACGGCCATGATGTACAATCCCAACAATGTGGCCACTGAGGCTAGCCCACACACGACCAAGCTGGAGAGAGAGGTCGGACAGGAGCTTGCAAGAATGTTGGGATATGGAACAGATTCCTGGGGCCACATCACCTGT GATGGATCCGTCGCTAACCTTGAGGCTATCTGGGCGA TCCGCAACCTCAAGTTTTATCCCTTCTCTCTCAAACGAGCGATTGAAGAAGGATCCCTGAATTTTCTTGCTGGTGAGTTCGAAGTCAAAACCAGCACAGGGGACGCCAAGCTATTCACAGAGTTGTCCACCTGGGAGCTGCTGAATCTCAagccctccaccatcctcgagaTACCGTCAACTCTGGCTGAGCAGTACTCCATCTCTTCAACTTTTTTGCAGGCTGCTCTCAAACCCTACCTCATTCAGACCACCGGAAAGAGCGTGATTGAGCAAAAGTATGGGTTTGAACCTGGGAAGTTCTTGATCAGTGCTACCAAGCATTATTCCTGGCCCAAGGGCGGAG CCATCTCTGGTATTGGCTCGATCAACTTTATCGACGTCGATGTAGACGAAGAGGCTCGCATGGACACCAACGACCTTCGAAAGCGCCTGAAGGAATGTGTTGACGCCAAGATCCCAATCTATGGCGTGGTAGCCATCATCGGCTCTACTGAGCACGGTGCCTGCGACCCCGTGGCTGAGATTGTCAAGATTCGTGACGAGTTTGAAAGGGACGAAGGCGTCTCGTTCGCCATTCACTGCGATGCCGCCTGGGGAGGCTATTTTGCTGCCACGCTCAGGGAGCGGGGGGATCAAGACGGTTTCCTTCCGTATGTACCCGCTATGCCCTTGCAGCCATATACTATGAAGCAGCTTCGGAACCTCCACCACGCCGAGAGCATCACTATCGACCCGCACAA GTCTGGTTACATCAATTATCCCGCGGGCGGGCTCTGCTACCGTGACCAGCGTATGAGATACCTCGTTACCTGGACCAGCCCTATTGTTTTCCATCAAGGTGATGCTTTGGAAAGCATGGGTGTTTACGGTGTGGAGGGCAGCAAGCCAGGCGCAGCAGCGACTGCTGCATGGTTGACGCACAAAACGATAGGTCTGCACAATGACGGTTATGGCAGATTACTGGGTGAGGCTGTTTTCTCCTGCACAAAG CTGTACTGTTATTGGGCCACCATGGCCCCGTCCCCAGAATCTGAATCCGGCGCAGATGAGACACAGGGGGAACCTGACCCCGAACATGAGTCACTCAAGAAATCCCTCGTCGTTGTTCCTCTCATTCGTCTTCCGGCGGAGAAGGCAGGCGAGTCACCGGAGGCTATTGAAGCCCAGAAGGAGCTGATCAGAAACAAGATCTTGAACCGGACCAACGAAGAGCTTttcgaggacaagaagacATGGAAGCTTTTGTGTGAGCTGGCTGGTGACCTCATGATCAATGCGTTTGCGTGCAACTTCAAGATTGGGGACGACATCAATCAGGATGTG GGAGAAGCGAACTATCTCAACCAGTGGATCTTCTCACAGCTTTCCGTCTCATCCGACAAGGATGTTGCGGCAGCGCGCCCCCTATTCCTGACCTCATCTGTATTCGGTGAAGAGGCTTATGGCAGATGCCTTCGTACTTTCAAGACCCGCCTGGGACTCGACGACGGTATCAACTTGGCCCGGGGCGACCTTCGATTCCTCGTCAATGTCACAATGAGCCCCTGGCCCACGAGTCCAGACTTTATGAAGACTATAGTCAAGGACTTCAAGGCAGTCGCGCTCGAAGGGATCAAACGCTGCATCAAGCGTAACAAGCTCAGTCCTGATGTTCATGGCTTCGTCATTCAGGGCGTGGATGAGATCTACCTCACGCACATCCCCATGTTCAACATGGCCAACCACCGCTGGCAACTGGTCATCACGGGCGATCTCCCCCCGGATGTGGTGGAGTACTACAAGAAGCTTCGCAGCGAGAACCCAGGCGTGGTTTACACACTTGCCAACATGGAGAAAGAGACTCTGGAGAACCTGCTCAAACCaggcagcagcaccaagtGGCGCCTGGACGTGGGGATACCCCCGCCGGGCGCACCGCCGCTCAAGGACAACATCGAGCTAAGCAACATCAGGGTCATAGTCAAGGAGTCCATGTCTTACGCCGCCTTGGAGACGACATACCCAGACAGGATGCCGTTCTACCTGTACGGTAACAAGAACGAGGTGCACCTCGATCACCTGCTGAAAGCCTCTCCCAACGCCCAGATCAGCCACGAACGGGTGACTCTTGACCTGGAGTCCAGTCTGAGCGACGAGCAATTAAGGAAGGGGGTAGTTGCCGTGTTGGACGATGTGTTTGAGAACAGCATCCAGCCTTT GCCCCTTGATAATGACACCAACCGCGTCCTCCTCGAATCGGCAGGCCTTTCCCTCACAAAGGGTGCTGTTCATAGCATGTCTGTATACGAGACGTATGAGCAGTACAAGAATGGTTCGGCGCCCATCACTACGGGCAAGGTTACAATCGGGGAGACTACTTTTGCCAACTGGCCTGCTGTTAACATGGACCCtgcggatgaggagaaggaggaggaacacaAACACAAGCACTGA
- the PAN1 gene encoding actin organization and endocytosis protein (COG:Z; BUSCO:EOG0926248W; EggNog:ENOG503NVR0) yields MYSNPNSFLGGNSQRPGQPQYGNQFGAGAGQPQLQQPGPFAPQPTGFGQQPALQQQYTGYPGLQAPQPTGQLQPQFTGFGQAPQQNVGAAAPPMPAMPQQFQQQFQQQQQQFQQQPQQTSSPFGATPSQQPPASALAPPAPPMKPQPTGFHEMAASFQTAGGSKSTASAPRKTNKIPNIRLSFITAQDQAKFETLFKSAVGDGQTTMTGEKARDLLLRSRLDGDSLSHIWTLADTTRSGQLHFPEFALAMYLCNLKLTGKTLPEHLPENIKNEVSSMVDIINFSVAEEAANASDLGIRQNTATPPVIQHPQPQPSNSQLLQAQMTGFPSQQTGFLGAQPTGMPQATGYTGPRPPMPPMPTGFGSSLTPNAGPGGMVAPLNAQPTGIPGQWGLVNTPATGLPLIDALQARMMPQQGREQQTYTTAGLQGNAVIPWAITKDEKTRYDSLFRAWDGLHKGYISGDQAIEILGQSGLEKPDLERVWTLADNGNKGRLDMDEFAVAMHLIYRKLNGYPVPNQLPPELVPPSTRNFNQSIGMVKNMLHQESEYRKNSGAALLPQKTGVSYLKGHSFKGAGAGFGNRKDATVFKNNDEEVGYRSSARRRVGNNSPRPESPASVNSSEELSIEQLRKKIKEKQVLLDAMDFADEKHAEEDDILDRRDRREADELYRRIRRIQEDIDNHPDASLISADSDAERRALKRQLQNLTDKIPDLASQVRKTEKAIADARLELFRLRDAKAHPSSAAAIIGTGPGGTVTESDRLKARAKAMMQQRTAALTGKKIEVSNDDLDAPKRLEEESIKIRTEKENNERMVRDVEDSVREFAKGIEDNMKEGAQDSTTEHEKRRWEDGLGVEDEVRDFIYDLQRSSRAARIRSQDRQGGRQPTQEPTRAEAPPSARSVSPAVSRTSTPSAPAAGGGSYSSYKTPEERAAFIKQQAEQRMAERLAALGIKAPTKPGETAAQRMERERAERAAKLRQAEEEDARREAERQARIAEETGAPAPAAQAAVPKPEGKKPPPPPSRKTPKVDDRRAEEEAAARKAEEGRLERERGEQERQTRELEERAKDQEDELAKERAEADARLKALEEQVRQGKLKKEEEKRKKKAAMAEAKEQEAKLAQRRAEIEAARKREEELRKQLEALDVEDSSSDDDEGPEQITPQASTPTLGGSQVGGSQEIEPAPPTPVPAPVQSPPQIVTSSPAETESRNPYFRMRAQAAETTPAPPAPPAPVAPPPPPQPDVSTNPFHRMTQAAAAPAPSGPVSRKRPEDDGWGSDKEDDDEDSDDDRPGQGAAHLASILFGTMAPPRPLSATGDKSAAASPPVISPVASPPPAIPSPTAAGAPPAPPPPPPMPGMGAPPPPPPPPPMPGSGAPAAPPPPPPPAPGGAPPPPPPPPPPPGGAPAPPAPAGGRPAAFLGEIQAGRALRKTQTKDKSGAAVAGRVLD; encoded by the exons ATGTACTCGAATCCCAATTCGTTCCTGGGCGGGAACAGCCAACGCCCAGGGCAACCGCAGTATGGCAATCAGTTTGGCGCAGGAGCTGGTCAACCACAACTGCAGCAGCCAGGTCCATTTGCTCCTCAACCGACTGGCTTCGGTCAACAGCCGGCCCTGCAGCAACAGTACACTGGATATCCAGGCCTGCAGGCCCCTCAACCTACCGGCCAACTTCAGCCTCAGTTCACAGGCTTTGGTCAAGCTCCCCAGCAAAATGTTGGAGCAGCGGCACCCCCTATGCCGGCTATGCCTCAGCAGTTCCAGCAACAGtttcaacagcaacagcagcagttccagcaacaaccacaacagacATCGAGCCCTTTCGGCGCCACCCCGAGCCAGCAGCCTCCTGCTTCGGCTTTGGCCCCCCCTGCTCCCCCCATGAAGCCCCAGCCGACCGGCTTCCACGAGATGGCTGCCTCCTTCCAGACTGCTGGAGGCTCGAAATCGACAGCCAGTGCTCCGAGAAAGACCAACAAGATTCCCAACATCCGCCTCTCATTCATCACCGCACAAGACCAAGCCAAGTTTGAGACGCTGTTTAAGTCTGCTGTGGGGGATGGACAGACCACCATGACTGGCGAGAAGGCCAGGGATCTTCTCTTGCGTTCAAGGCTGGATGGAGACTCCCTGTCTCATATTTG GACGTTGGCTGATACCACGAGATCGGGACAGTTGCATTTCCCCGAATTTGCTCTCGCCATGTATCTCTGCAATCTCAAGCTTACCGGAAAGACTCTCCCCGAACACCTTCCTGAGAACATCAAGAATGAGGTGTCAAGTATGGTAGATATCATCAACTTCAGCGTTGCAGAGGAGGCTGCCAATGCCTCTGATTTGGGAATCAGGCAGAACACCGCCACTCCTCCTGTTATCCAGCACCCTCAGCCGCAGCCATCGAACTCTCAACTTCTCCAGGCGCAAATGACGGGATTTCCTAGTCAACAAACCGGATTTTTGGGTGCTCAGCCAACGGGGATGCCCCAGGCGACAGGTTATACTGGTCCCCGGCCGCCCATGCCTCCAATGCCCACCGGTTTTGGTTCGTCATTGACCCCGAACGCTGGTCCGGGCGGGATGGTTGCGCCTCTGAATGCTCAGCCTACTGGTATTCCTGGCCAGTGGGGTCTTGTGAATACGCCAGCAACGGGTCTCCCTCTCATTGACGCCCTCCAGGCTCGCATGATGCCCCAGCAAGGCCGTGAGCAGCAGACATATACCACCGCCGGTCTGCAAGGAAACGCGGTCATTCCCTGGGCTATCACCAAAGACGAGAAGACCAGATACGATAGTCTTTTCCGTGCCTGGGACGGCCTTCACAAGGGCTACATCTCTGGTGATCAAGCGATTGAAATCTTGGGCCAGAGTGGTTTGGAGAAGCCCGATCTCGAACGTGTGTGGACACTGGCAGATAATGGAAACAAGGGCCGCCTCGATATGGATGAATTTGCCGTGGCGATGCACTTGATTTATCGCAAACTGAACGGGTATCCTGTTCCCAACCAGTTGCCTCCCGAGCTTGTTCCTCCATCAACCAGGAACTTCAACCAGTCCATTGGTATGGTAAAGAACATGCTTCACCAGGAATCCGAGTATCGCAAAAATTCTGGCGCCGCCTTGCTACCTCAGAAGACCGGTGTCAGTTACCTCAAAGGCCACTCCTTTAAGGGAGCCGGAGCTGGCTTTGGCAACCGCAAGGATGCCACGGTCTTCAAGAACAACGACGAAGAGGTGGGCTATCGTTCGAGCGCCCGACGTAGGGTTGGCAACAACTCGCCTCGTCCAGAGTCGCCAGCTTCCGTCAACTCTAGTGAGGAGCTCAGTATTGAGCAGCTCCGCAAGAAAATCAAGGAGAAGCAAGTCTTGCTCGATGCTATGGATTTTGCTGACGAGAAGcatgcggaggaggatgacatTCTTGACAGGCGTGACCGCCGCGAAGCTGACGAGCTTTACAGGCGCATCAGGAGAATTCAGGAGGATATCGATAACCACCCAGACGCTTCTCTCATCAGCGCTGACTCAGATGCTGAGAGGAGAGCATTGAAGCGCCAGCTGCAAAACCTGACTGACAAGATCCCAGATCTGGCGTCCCAGGTTAGGAAAACTGAGAAGGCGATTGCTGATGCTAGGCTGGAACTGTTCCGCCTCAGGGATGCCAAGGCTCACCCATCCAGCGCTGCGGCCATCATTGGCACTGGTCCGGGCGGTACCGTCACCGAATCTGACAGGCTCAAGGCTCGGGCCAAGGCTATGATGCAGCAGCGCACTGCAGCCCTTACAGGAAAGAAGATCGAAGTCAGCAACGACGATCTGGACGCCCCCAAGCGACTCGAGGAGGAAAGCATCAAGATCCGAaccgagaaggagaacaaTGAGCGGATGGTCCGTGATGTGGAAGACAGTGTTCGCGAGTTTGCCAAGGGCATTGAGGACAATATGAAAGAGGGTGCTCAAGATTCTACTACCGAGCATGAGAAGCGTCGCTGGGAAGATGGTCTGggtgtggaggatgaggtcaGGGATTTCATCTACGACCTCCAGCGATCTAGCCGTGCTGCTCGCATCAGATCACAGGACCGCCAGGGCGGGCGTCAACCTACCCAGGAACCCACCAGAGCTGAGGCACCACCATCTGCTCGCTCTGTGAGCCCTGCAGTCTCTCGCACATCGACTCCAAGTGCCCCAGCTGCAGGCGGTGGCTCGTACTCTTCCTACAAGACTCCGGAGGAGCGGGCCGCTTTTATCAAGCAGCAGGCCGAGCAGCGCATGGCGGAGCGTCTCGCTGCCTTGGGCATTAAGGCTCCCACCAAGCCTGGCGAGACTGCGGCCCAGCGGATGGAGCGTGAGCGGGCTGAGCGAGCCGCCAAACTGCgacaggccgaggaggaagatgcccGTCGCGAGGCTGAGAGACAAGCAAGAATTGCTGAGGAGACTGGGGCCCCCGCGCCAGCCGCCCAAGCTGCTGTTCCAAAGCCAGAGGGCAAGaagccacctccaccccctaGCCGAAAGACCCCCAAGGTTGATGACAGgcgggccgaggaggaggccgcagcgaggaaggcggaggagggacgTCTTGAGCGCGAGCGTGGCGAGCAGGAGCGTCAGACTCGGGAACTTGA GGAACGCGCAAAGGATCAGGAAgacgagctggccaaggagcGTGCCGAGGCCGATGCCCGTCTGAAAGCACTTGAAGAGCAAGTCCGCCAaggcaagctcaagaaggaagaggagaagcgcaAGAAAAAGGCAGCGATGGCTGAGGCAAAGGAGCAAGAAGCCAAGCTTGCCCAGCGCCGTGCTGAGATTGAAGCCGCCCGCAAGCGGGAAGAAGAGCTTCGCAAGCAGCTTGAGGCTCTAGATGTCGAGGACAGCTCATccgacgatgatgaaggcCCTGAGCAGATTACCCCTCAGGCCTCGACACCTACCTTGGGCGGCAGCCAAGTGGGCGGTAGCCAGGAGATCGAGCCTGCCCCGCCTACCCCGGTGCCGGCTCCCGTGCAGTCTCCTCCCCAGATTGTCACCTCTAGCCCTGCCGAGACGGAGAGCCGCAATCCCTATTTCAGAATGAGAGCACAGGCTGCCGAGACAACTCCGGCGCCGCCAGCACCCCCAGCTCCTGTtgctcccccgccgcctccacaGCCAGATGTTTCgaccaaccccttccaccgcATGACACAGGCGGCCGCGGCCCCTGCTCCATCCGGCCCGGTCTCTAGGAAGCGTCCcgaagatgatggatggggatCCGacaaggaggacgacgacgaggattcGGATGACGACAGACCGGGACAGGGCGCTGCTCACCTCGCCTCGATCTTGTTCGGCACCATGGCGCCCCCTCGGCCGCTGTCGGCTACGGGCGACAAGTCTGCCGCTGCGTCTCCTCCGGTGATCTCACCTGTtgcttcgcctcctccagctatCCCTAGCCCTACTGCTGCGGGAGCCCCcccggcaccacccccgcctccgCCCATGCCCGGGATGGGtgcgccgcctccgccgccacctcctcccccgatgCCCGGGTCTGGGGCACcggctgctcctcctccgcctccacctcccgctcCAGGTGGCgcgcctccccctccccctcctcctcctccgccgccgggaGGAGCGCCtgcgcctcctgctcctgcggGTGGTAGGCCGGCGGCGTTCTTGGGGGAGATTCAAGCTGGAAGGGCTCTCAGGAAGACGCAGACCAAGGACAAGAGcggggctgctgttgcgggaCGGGTGCTGGATTAA
- the MET6 gene encoding methionine-synthesizing 5-methyltetrahydropteroyltriglutamate--homocysteine methyltransferase (BUSCO:EOG09260LBU; COG:E; EggNog:ENOG503NW49) has translation MVQSSVLGFPRMGVLRDLKKANEAYWADKISQEALLEEGKRLRLAHWKIQKDAGVDIIPSNDFAHYDHVLDHIQFFNAVPERYTKQKLSPLDEYFAMGRGHQKGGVDVPALEMVKWFDSNYHYVKPTLQDNQTFSLAENPKPVREFLEAKEAGIITRPVLVGPVSFLALGKADRGSSVNPISLLDKLVPVYVELLKALKAAGAETVQIDEPTLVFDLAPEVKAAFKPAYEAFAAAGDAIPSLVVATYFGDIVHNFDVLPAFSAAKGIHVDLVRNPEQLEPVIKQLGPSQILSAGVVDGRNIWKNDFAKSLDLLQTAIKALGEDRVIVATSSSLLHTPHTLASEKKLPTDVYEWFSFASEKVKEVAILAKAVTNPEAVRAELDANAAAIKARAESTRTNDPKVKERQAAVTPEQHNRKSGFDTRYAQQKKHLSLPLFPTTTIGSFPQTSEIRVQRNKFTKGEISAEEYDSFIKKEIDLAVSIQDELDLDVYVHGEPERNDMVQYFGERLNGYVFTTHAWVQSYGSRCVRPPIIVGDISRPAPMTVKESKYAASISKKPMKGMLTGPVTCLRWSFPRVDVHQSVQCQQLALALRDEVVDLEANGIYVIQVDEPALREGLPLRKGSERDAYLEWAVNSFKLATAGVEDSTQIHSHFCYSEFQDFFHAIAALDADVLSIENSKSDAKLLKVFIDEAYPRHIGPGVYDIHSPRVPAEEEFKQRIEEMLEFLRPEQLWINPDCGLKTRKWDEVKGALTHMVNAAKYFREKYANKA, from the exons ATGGTTCAATCATCCGTGCTGGGTTTCCC CCGTATGGGCGTCCTTCGTGACCTCAAGAAGGCCAACGAGGCTTACTGGGCCGACAAGATCTCCCAGGAGGCTCTCctcgaggagggcaagaGACTCCGTCTCGCCCACTGGAAGATCCAGAAGGATGCCGGTGTAGAcatcatcccctccaacgACTTCGCTCACTACGACCACGTCCTTGACCACATCCAGTTCTTCAAT GCTGTTCCCGAACGCTACACCAAGCAGAAGCTCTCCCCTCTCGATGAGTACTTCGCCATGGGCCGTGGCCACCAGAAGGGCGGTGTCGATGTCCCCGCCCTCGAGATGGTCAAGTGGTTTGACTCCAACTACCACTACGTCAAGCCTACCCTCCAGGACAACCAGACCTTCTCCCTTGCCGAGAACCCCAAGCCCGTCCGCGAGTTcctcgaggccaaggaggctggCATTATCACCAGACCCGTCCTTGTCGGCCCCGTCTCTTTCCTTGCCCTCGGCAAGGCTGACCGTGGCTCTTCCGTCAACCCCATCTCTCTCCTTGACAAGCTCGTCCCCGTCTACGTCGAGCTCCTGAAGGCCCTCAAGGCCGCCGGTGCCGAGACCGTCCAGATTGACGAGCCCACCCTCGTCTTCGATCTCGCCCCCGAGGTCAAGGCTGCTTTCAAGCCCGCCTATGAGGCTTTCGccgctgctggtgatgccatcccctccctcgtcgtTGCCACCTACTTCGGTGACATCGTCCACAACTTTGACGTCCTCCCCGCTTTCTCTGCCGCCAAGGGTATCCACGTCGACCTTGTCCGCAACCCCGAGCAGCTCGAGCCTGTGATCAAGCAGCTCGGCCCCTCTCAGATCCTCTCTGCCGGTGTCGTTGACGGCAGAAACATCTGGAAGAACGACTTCGCCAAGTcgctcgacctcctccagACCGCCATCAAGGCCCTCGGCGAGGACCGTGTCATCGTTGCCACCTCTAGCTCTCTCCTCCACACCCCCCACACCCTCGCCAGCGAGAAGAAGCTCCCCACTGATGTCTATGAGTGGTTCTCTTTCGCTTccgagaaggtcaaggaggttgCCATCCTTGCCAAGGCTgtcaccaaccccgaggCTGTCCGCGCTGAGCTCGAtgccaacgccgccgccatcaaggctCGTGCCGAGTCCACCCGCACCAATGAccccaaggtcaaggagcgCCAGGCTGCCGTCACTCCTGAGCAGCACAACCGCAAGTCCGGTTTCGACACCCGCTATGCtcagcagaagaagcaccTCAGccttcccctcttccccaccaccaccattggTTCCTTCCCCCAGACCAGCGAGATTCGCGTCCAGCGCAACAAGTTCACCAAGGGTGAGATCTCCGCCGAGGAGTACGACAgcttcatcaagaaggagatcgACCTCGCCGTCTCCATCCAGGACGAGCTTGACCTCGATGTCTACGTCCACGGTGAGCCCGAGCGCAACGACATGGTCCAGTACTTCGGTGAGCGCCTCAACGGCTAcgtcttcaccacccacgCCTGGGTCCAGTCTTATGGCTCTCGTTGCGTCCGTCCCCCTATCATCGTTGGTGACATCTCTCGCCCCGCTCCCATGACCGTCAAGGAGTCCAAGTATgccgcctccatctccaagaAGCCCATGAAGGGCATGCTTACTGGCCCCGTCACCTGCTTGCGGTGGTCTTTCCCCCGTGTCGACGTCCACCAGTCCGTCCAGTGCCAGCAGCTTGCTCTGGCCCTCCGTGACGAGGTCGTCGATCTCGAGGCCAACGGCATCTACGTCATCCAGGTCGATGAGCCTGCCCTCCGTGAGGGTCTTCCCCTTCGCAAGGGCTCTGAGCGTGACGCCTACCTCGAGTGGGCCGTCAACAGCTTCAAGCTCGCCACCGCCGGTGTTGAGGACTCTACCCAGATCCACTCTCACTTCTGCTACTCCGAGTTCCAGGACTTCTTCCACGCCATCGCTGCCCTCGATGCCGATGTCCTCTCCATTGAGAACTCCAAGTCGGAtgccaagctcctcaaggtCTTCATTGACGAGGCCTACCCCCGCCACATCGGCCCCGGTGTCTACGACATCCACTCCCCCCGTGTtcccgccgaggaggagttcAAGCAGCGCATTGAGGAGATGCTCGAGTTCCTCCGCCCCGAGCAGCTCTGGATCAACCCCGACTGCGGTCTCAAGACCCGCAAGTGGGACGAGGTCAAGGGTGCCCTCACCCACATGGTCAACGCTGCCAAGTACTTCCGTGAGAAGTACGCCAACAAGGCTTAA